Proteins found in one Luteimonas chenhongjianii genomic segment:
- a CDS encoding DUF3016 domain-containing protein produces MNRRSLSLLLAAALTAISAPVLARSDVTDPDLPRSLPADSPVAVQWTDPSAFSDIRLSGNSWEARRGDWVEQIAYYIRQRAERQLPAGDTLDVTIRDIRRAGMYEPWQGPQMDDVRIIKDIYPPRIDLDFVLRDADGNVIAEGSRELRDLAFMQRGPAGMSSDSLRYEKQLIDDWLRRDIKPALAQH; encoded by the coding sequence ATGAACCGACGTTCCCTGTCCCTGCTCCTCGCCGCTGCGCTCACGGCCATTTCCGCGCCGGTGCTTGCCCGCAGCGACGTCACCGATCCCGATCTTCCACGCAGCCTGCCGGCAGACAGCCCGGTCGCGGTGCAGTGGACCGATCCTTCCGCGTTCTCCGACATCCGCCTGAGCGGCAATAGCTGGGAGGCGCGCCGGGGCGACTGGGTGGAACAGATCGCCTATTACATCCGCCAGCGCGCGGAACGCCAGCTGCCCGCGGGCGATACGCTGGACGTGACCATCCGCGACATCCGCCGCGCCGGCATGTACGAGCCGTGGCAGGGACCGCAGATGGACGATGTGCGGATCATCAAGGACATCTACCCGCCGCGGATCGACCTCGATTTCGTGCTGCGCGACGCCGACGGCAACGTGATTGCCGAAGGCTCGCGTGAACTGCGCGACCTGGCCTTCATGCAGCGCGGGCCCGCGGGCATGAGCAGCGACTCGCTGCGCTACGAGAAACAGCTGATCGACGACTGGCTGCGCCGGGACATCAAACCCGCGCTCGCGCAGCACTGA
- a CDS encoding YciI family protein gives MQYLLLVYTDDALLDGLGEGEFDTMMRGCLQHADALRAQGTLLGFEQLEHASTAKTVRSRGGRTQVFDGPFAETKEMLAGFNLIEADSEEDALRIARELPWARTGSIEVRPVRDIAQVRARVGA, from the coding sequence ATGCAGTACCTGCTGCTGGTCTACACCGACGATGCATTGCTCGACGGCCTGGGCGAAGGTGAATTCGACACGATGATGCGTGGTTGCCTGCAGCATGCCGACGCGCTGCGCGCCCAGGGCACCCTGCTCGGCTTCGAGCAGCTCGAGCACGCCAGCACCGCGAAGACGGTGCGCAGCCGCGGCGGACGCACGCAGGTGTTCGATGGCCCGTTCGCCGAGACCAAGGAGATGCTCGCCGGCTTCAATCTGATCGAAGCCGACAGCGAAGAGGACGCGCTGCGCATCGCCCGCGAGCTGCCGTGGGCCCGCACCGGCAGCATCGAGGTGCGGCCGGTGCGTGATATCGCCCAGGTCCGCGCGCGCGTAGGCGCCTGA
- a CDS encoding stage II sporulation protein M encodes MKQDAFVARHQAEWDAFERWLDARAASPRRARRRRGEWDGLADEDVPSHYRRLCQQQALARRRGYSPQVTARLQALMQRGHNVLYRPAPTPWRHALRFLLADFPRLVRAQRGCLWASLALFGLPLLLMFVLIQQWPELAYGVMSPQQLAQVEDMYDPARLAARMTRESQTDMQMFGYYIWNNVSIGFRTFASGLLAGVGTIFVLIFNGLFIGTVAGHLQAIGHGGPFWRFVVGHSAPELTAIVIAGAGGLRLGLALVAPGQLRRIDALVRAGRDGGRLCVGILAMLVFAAFVEAFWSSTVAMPDPIRFGVGGGLWLLTGLWMWRGGRGAADAR; translated from the coding sequence ATGAAGCAGGATGCATTCGTCGCGCGGCACCAGGCCGAGTGGGATGCGTTCGAGCGCTGGCTCGATGCGCGCGCCGCCAGTCCGCGCCGGGCGCGTCGGCGCCGTGGCGAGTGGGATGGTCTCGCGGACGAGGACGTCCCGTCGCACTACCGGCGGCTGTGCCAGCAGCAGGCGCTGGCCCGGCGCCGCGGCTACAGCCCCCAGGTGACCGCGCGGCTGCAGGCGCTGATGCAGCGTGGCCACAACGTGCTCTATCGGCCGGCGCCGACGCCGTGGCGACATGCACTGCGCTTCCTGCTTGCCGATTTTCCGCGCCTGGTGCGCGCGCAACGCGGCTGCCTGTGGGCGTCGCTCGCGTTGTTCGGCTTGCCGCTGCTGCTGATGTTCGTGCTGATCCAGCAGTGGCCCGAACTGGCCTACGGCGTGATGTCGCCGCAGCAGCTGGCGCAGGTCGAGGACATGTACGACCCGGCGCGCCTGGCCGCGCGCATGACCCGCGAAAGCCAGACCGACATGCAGATGTTCGGCTACTACATCTGGAACAACGTCAGCATCGGCTTCCGCACCTTCGCCAGTGGTCTGCTGGCGGGCGTGGGCACGATCTTCGTGCTGATCTTCAACGGGCTGTTCATCGGCACGGTGGCCGGGCACCTGCAGGCGATCGGCCACGGCGGGCCGTTCTGGCGCTTCGTCGTCGGACATTCGGCGCCGGAACTGACCGCGATCGTCATCGCCGGTGCCGGTGGCTTGCGCCTGGGGCTGGCACTGGTCGCGCCGGGCCAGCTGCGCCGCATCGACGCGCTCGTCCGGGCCGGGCGTGATGGCGGGCGGCTGTGCGTGGGCATCCTCGCGATGCTGGTGTTCGCCGCGTTCGTCGAAGCGTTCTGGTCGTCCACCGTTGCCATGCCCGACCCGATCCGGTTCGGGGTCGGCGGCGGCCTGTGGCTGCTGACCGGGCTGTGGATGTGGCGCGGCGGACGCGGGGCGGCCGATGCGCGTTGA
- a CDS encoding DUF4350 domain-containing protein — MGRPTRIGLGLLGLLVVALAVGWFLHTHERVDESEDLPPRGEAAYNPLYALRKSLTAAGLPAQSRQRLQLARVPLGPRDTLLLYSDPRALQPSEIEALLRWVHGGGHLLVRTPLPRRSAEAAPARDLLARLGVRTVEGPTRCEPLLVTGQEGHVEFCRGRRFLLVDAEPELSWGDGGEDGLVFARLGYGAGTVDVLADFDFLRNGDLREPPHALLTRQLLGPNWGEGTVHLVYAATVPPLWLQILTRGWMAWGPLLLALLAWLWMRTQRLGPMLPAPPVARRALLEHVTASGAHLVRYGRASLLYDAVRAAFVERLRRRDPLAAALKGEPGIDAIARRTGVAPRDVRQALQAPAPDDAKAFRQRIARLIQMRKNL, encoded by the coding sequence ATGGGCAGGCCGACGCGCATCGGGCTGGGGCTGCTGGGCCTGCTGGTCGTCGCACTGGCAGTGGGCTGGTTCCTGCACACCCACGAGCGGGTCGACGAGTCGGAGGACCTGCCGCCGCGCGGCGAGGCCGCGTACAACCCCCTCTATGCCCTGCGCAAATCGCTGACCGCCGCAGGGCTGCCGGCACAGTCGCGCCAGCGGCTGCAGCTGGCGCGGGTGCCGCTGGGGCCGCGCGACACCTTGCTGCTCTACAGCGACCCCAGGGCACTGCAGCCATCGGAAATCGAAGCGCTGCTGCGCTGGGTCCACGGCGGTGGCCATCTGCTTGTTCGTACGCCCCTGCCGCGCCGCAGCGCGGAGGCCGCGCCCGCCCGGGATCTGCTGGCGCGGTTGGGCGTGCGCACGGTCGAGGGCCCGACCCGCTGCGAACCGCTGCTTGTCACCGGCCAGGAGGGACACGTGGAGTTCTGTCGCGGCCGGCGCTTCCTGCTGGTGGATGCGGAGCCCGAGCTGAGCTGGGGCGACGGCGGCGAGGACGGCCTGGTATTTGCCCGTCTCGGTTACGGCGCGGGCACGGTGGACGTGCTCGCCGACTTCGACTTCCTGCGCAACGGCGACCTGCGTGAACCGCCGCACGCGCTGCTGACCCGGCAGCTGCTTGGCCCCAACTGGGGCGAGGGCACCGTGCATCTGGTGTACGCGGCAACCGTGCCGCCGCTGTGGCTGCAGATCCTCACCCGCGGCTGGATGGCCTGGGGGCCGTTGCTGCTCGCACTGCTCGCCTGGTTGTGGATGCGCACCCAGCGACTGGGCCCGATGCTGCCGGCGCCGCCGGTCGCGCGGCGTGCACTGCTGGAACATGTCACCGCCAGCGGCGCGCACCTGGTGCGATACGGCCGTGCGTCGCTGCTCTACGACGCAGTGCGCGCCGCATTCGTCGAGCGGCTGCGCAGACGCGATCCGCTCGCTGCGGCGCTCAAAGGCGAGCCCGGTATCGACGCCATCGCCCGGCGCACCGGCGTGGCGCCGCGCGACGTCCGCCAGGCGCTGCAGGCGCCGGCGCCCGATGATGCGAAGGCCTTCCGCCAGCGCATCGCCCGCCTGATCCAGATGCGAAAGAACCTGTGA
- a CDS encoding murein L,D-transpeptidase catalytic domain family protein, translating into MRSVLCSTLMFLALLMAAPAKAAGPLDRLSQAAPSLDRRVLALALQARTCAARSGDVGERLAVIDYSRPSTEVRMWVFDVAAGRLLHAEHVAHGRGSGENLATAFSDVDGSHKSSLGLFRTAETYVGGNGYSMRMDGLEPGFNGRARERLIVMHGANYVDPAQAKRQGRLGRSFGCPAVRSEVARVVIDSLKDGQLLFAYAADADWRANSPLLNCPHG; encoded by the coding sequence ATGCGTTCTGTTCTATGTTCGACCCTGATGTTCCTGGCGCTGCTGATGGCGGCGCCGGCGAAGGCCGCCGGTCCGCTCGACCGGCTTTCCCAGGCGGCTCCGTCGCTCGACCGGCGGGTGCTCGCACTCGCGCTCCAGGCGCGCACCTGCGCGGCCCGCAGCGGGGATGTCGGGGAGCGACTGGCGGTGATCGACTACTCGCGACCTTCGACCGAAGTCAGGATGTGGGTGTTCGACGTCGCGGCCGGGCGGCTGCTGCATGCCGAACATGTGGCGCACGGGCGCGGCAGTGGCGAGAATCTGGCCACCGCCTTCTCGGACGTCGACGGCAGCCACAAGTCCAGCCTGGGCCTGTTCCGCACCGCGGAAACCTACGTCGGCGGCAACGGCTACTCGATGCGGATGGATGGGCTGGAGCCCGGATTCAACGGGCGTGCACGCGAGCGTCTGATCGTCATGCACGGTGCGAACTACGTCGACCCGGCACAGGCGAAGCGCCAGGGCAGGCTCGGACGCAGCTTCGGCTGTCCGGCGGTGCGCAGCGAGGTGGCGCGCGTGGTGATCGATTCGCTCAAGGACGGCCAGCTGCTGTTCGCCTACGCCGCCGATGCCGACTGGCGCGCGAACTCTCCGCTGCTCAACTGCCCGCACGGCTGA
- a CDS encoding M23 family metallopeptidase translates to MRRPGLWIALIAVAVLVLVNVAWWLRQGAPLIERNPTQVETTDAVVAPAPLPDRLAVAPAVTPSAPPVAPTPSPAADGLLLPVQGITLADIHDTFDEARGSERRHEALDIMAPAGTPVVAVADGTIEKLFTSDAGGLTIYQFEPSGRFAYYYAHLQGYAPGLAEGAQVKRGDVLGTVGSTGNADPAAPHLHFAVFRLTPARQWWTGEPINPYPLLGGSRAADVPIP, encoded by the coding sequence ATGCGTCGGCCTGGACTCTGGATCGCGTTGATTGCGGTCGCGGTGCTGGTACTGGTCAATGTCGCGTGGTGGCTGCGGCAGGGTGCGCCGCTGATCGAGCGGAACCCGACGCAGGTCGAGACCACGGACGCCGTGGTGGCGCCCGCGCCGCTCCCGGACCGGCTCGCCGTCGCGCCTGCGGTGACGCCGTCCGCCCCCCCCGTCGCCCCGACCCCGTCTCCCGCGGCGGACGGGCTGCTGCTGCCGGTGCAGGGCATCACCCTTGCCGATATCCATGACACCTTCGACGAAGCCCGCGGCAGCGAGCGTCGCCACGAGGCGCTCGACATCATGGCGCCCGCCGGGACCCCGGTAGTGGCGGTGGCCGATGGGACGATCGAGAAGCTGTTCACCAGCGACGCCGGCGGCCTGACGATCTACCAGTTCGAGCCGAGTGGTCGCTTCGCCTACTACTACGCCCATCTGCAGGGCTATGCGCCGGGCCTCGCCGAGGGCGCGCAGGTGAAGCGTGGCGACGTGCTCGGCACGGTGGGCAGTACCGGCAACGCCGATCCGGCCGCGCCGCACCTGCATTTCGCCGTCTTCCGGCTGACCCCGGCCCGGCAATGGTGGACGGGCGAGCCGATCAATCCGTATCCGCTGCTGGGCGGAAGCAGGGCCGCGGACGTGCCGATCCCCTGA
- a CDS encoding RDD family protein, with protein sequence MLDTVREVHTPEGVALRLPAAGPVPRALAWLIDLAIRAALLMAISIVLGLLGRFGSGLYLIALFLVFWGYPVVFEALYSGQTPGKRALSLRVVSVDGAPIGWMASFIRNLMRTVDMLPFGYGAGLVASLADPWSRRLGDMVAGTLVIHAPRERTHVDAPAFAPCAPAVPLQAHEQVAVVAFAERAHALTGERQQELADIVAPLTGARGEAGVRRLLGVANWLLGRRA encoded by the coding sequence ATGCTCGACACCGTCCGCGAGGTGCACACGCCCGAAGGCGTCGCATTGCGGCTGCCGGCGGCAGGTCCGGTGCCGCGCGCGCTGGCCTGGCTGATCGACCTGGCGATCCGCGCCGCGTTGCTGATGGCGATCTCGATCGTGCTGGGCCTGCTGGGGCGCTTCGGCAGCGGGCTGTACCTGATCGCCCTCTTCCTCGTGTTCTGGGGCTATCCGGTAGTGTTCGAGGCGCTCTACAGCGGCCAGACGCCGGGCAAGCGGGCACTGTCATTGCGCGTGGTGTCGGTCGACGGCGCGCCGATCGGCTGGATGGCGAGCTTCATCCGCAACCTGATGCGCACGGTCGACATGCTGCCGTTCGGCTATGGCGCGGGACTGGTGGCGAGCTTGGCGGACCCGTGGAGCCGCCGGCTGGGCGACATGGTCGCCGGCACCCTGGTGATCCATGCGCCGCGCGAGCGCACGCACGTCGATGCGCCGGCATTCGCGCCGTGCGCGCCCGCGGTGCCGCTGCAGGCGCACGAACAGGTGGCGGTGGTCGCGTTCGCCGAACGTGCCCATGCGTTGACCGGCGAGCGCCAGCAGGAACTCGCCGACATCGTGGCGCCGCTGACCGGCGCGCGCGGCGAGGCCGGGGTGCGGCGCCTGCTCGGCGTGGCCAACTGGCTGCTGGGGCGGCGCGCATGA
- a CDS encoding DUF4129 domain-containing protein translates to MRVDSVQVELRPRSAWEAMELGNALVRRHARAIWGPSLLLGLPVFIALNALGWALDRLWLAALLMWWLLPVFDRAPLFVLSRAVFGPAPGVRATCAALLRWGWRPLLGHLTWRRPSPWRAVTLPVDLLEGLAGPPLAQRRRLLADGIGGHALLLTVICQLFVLTLLVSLGVLVLIFVPTELLSESARAMWALVSEHPPRWIQLLGNLAFWLALGLIEPFYIGAGFGLYLNRRTQLEAWDLEIAFRRLRARLAPAGTLMLGLLLAGLLLAPMSASHAQAPATGDGAAGGTGPTIGAPPHRSDEDVGTRNEELAAAARQSAAGQAQDEAQRPTLPEVFATVEDDPAFAGAVERAYADPLLDGKRVVTRWQRKDEAAQAPGSGPDAGVLAVIARVLALFAEYGLWILLAILAAVLAATARHWWPWMRETLGPVREPRAIVVEEAPLLPEALPADLVASVRRLWNDGWRRRALALLYRASVEAMATRAGVTLVPGATEAQCLRAARRMPDAGDRDAFADMVRVWQQAAYGQRMPDEAGLEALLARLAPRFGWRS, encoded by the coding sequence ATGCGCGTTGACAGCGTGCAGGTCGAACTGCGCCCGCGCAGCGCGTGGGAGGCGATGGAACTGGGCAACGCGCTGGTGCGCCGGCATGCGCGCGCGATCTGGGGGCCCTCGCTGCTCCTGGGGCTGCCGGTGTTCATCGCGCTCAACGCACTGGGCTGGGCGCTCGACCGGTTGTGGCTTGCGGCGCTGCTGATGTGGTGGTTGCTGCCGGTGTTCGACCGCGCGCCGCTGTTCGTACTGTCGCGCGCGGTGTTCGGGCCTGCGCCCGGGGTCCGCGCGACCTGCGCCGCCCTGCTGCGCTGGGGCTGGCGTCCCCTGCTGGGCCATCTGACCTGGCGGCGCCCGAGTCCGTGGCGGGCGGTGACCCTGCCGGTCGATCTGCTGGAAGGTCTTGCAGGGCCACCACTCGCGCAGCGGCGCCGGCTGCTGGCCGACGGCATCGGCGGTCATGCGCTGCTGTTGACGGTCATCTGCCAGCTGTTCGTGCTGACCCTGCTGGTGTCACTCGGCGTGCTGGTGCTGATCTTCGTTCCGACCGAACTGCTGTCGGAGTCGGCGCGGGCGATGTGGGCCTTGGTCAGCGAGCACCCGCCGCGCTGGATCCAGCTGCTGGGCAACCTGGCGTTCTGGCTGGCGCTGGGGCTGATCGAACCCTTCTATATCGGCGCCGGCTTCGGCCTCTACCTCAACCGCCGCACCCAGCTGGAGGCCTGGGATCTCGAGATCGCGTTCCGGCGTCTGCGCGCGCGCCTGGCGCCTGCGGGCACGTTGATGCTCGGCTTGCTGCTGGCCGGTCTGCTGTTGGCGCCGATGTCGGCCTCGCATGCCCAGGCGCCGGCAACGGGCGACGGGGCGGCGGGCGGAACCGGACCAACGATCGGCGCCCCACCGCACCGGTCGGACGAGGACGTGGGCACCAGGAACGAGGAACTGGCCGCGGCTGCCCGCCAGAGCGCCGCCGGCCAGGCGCAGGACGAGGCGCAGCGGCCGACGCTGCCCGAGGTCTTCGCCACGGTCGAGGACGACCCTGCCTTCGCCGGCGCCGTCGAGCGCGCCTACGCCGATCCGCTGCTCGACGGCAAGCGTGTCGTCACCCGCTGGCAGCGCAAGGACGAGGCTGCGCAGGCCCCCGGCTCCGGTCCCGATGCGGGCGTACTGGCCGTGATCGCGCGGGTGCTGGCGCTGTTCGCCGAATACGGCCTGTGGATCCTGCTGGCGATCCTGGCCGCTGTGTTGGCGGCGACCGCTCGCCACTGGTGGCCGTGGATGCGCGAGACCCTCGGGCCGGTGCGCGAGCCACGCGCGATCGTCGTCGAGGAGGCTCCGTTGCTGCCCGAGGCACTGCCGGCCGACCTGGTCGCCTCGGTGCGCCGGTTGTGGAACGACGGATGGCGCCGGCGCGCGCTGGCACTGCTCTATCGCGCCAGTGTCGAGGCGATGGCCACGCGTGCAGGGGTCACGCTGGTGCCCGGCGCCACCGAAGCGCAATGCCTCCGCGCGGCCCGGCGCATGCCCGATGCCGGAGACCGCGACGCGTTCGCCGACATGGTGCGCGTCTGGCAGCAGGCCGCGTACGGACAGCGGATGCCTGACGAGGCCGGTCTCGAGGCCCTGCTCGCGCGCCTCGCCCCACGTTTCGGATGGCGCAGCTGA
- a CDS encoding AAA family ATPase, with translation MTELPVPPPAPIAGDALAERVAAVRDEVSKAFIGQPEVLDQILVALLAGGHVLIEGVPGLGKTLLVRALSAVLGCGYARVQFTPDLMPSDVSGHAVWDTRSETFVVRRGPIFTNLLLADEINRAPAKTQSALLEAMQEQQVTIEGHSFELAPPFMTLATQNPVEQEGTYPLPEAQLDRFLLKVLIDYPRHADEVAMVTAISSGKVAADFDLSRLGTVLQPGEIVALQRGTAATVVDAAVIDYAVRIAAATRTWPGIALGAGPRGSLALVRAARAQAVLSGRDFVTPDDIREIALPALRHRIALAPELQIEGQDTDQVLQALLARVDAPRR, from the coding sequence ATGACCGAACTGCCCGTGCCTCCACCCGCGCCGATCGCCGGCGATGCGCTCGCCGAACGCGTCGCCGCGGTCCGCGACGAAGTCTCCAAGGCCTTCATCGGCCAACCCGAGGTGCTCGACCAGATCCTGGTGGCGCTGCTCGCCGGCGGCCATGTGCTGATCGAAGGCGTGCCGGGCCTGGGCAAGACGCTGCTGGTGCGTGCACTGTCGGCGGTGCTGGGATGCGGCTATGCCCGCGTGCAGTTCACCCCCGACCTGATGCCCAGCGACGTCAGCGGTCATGCGGTGTGGGACACCCGGAGCGAGACCTTCGTGGTCCGCCGCGGCCCCATCTTCACCAACCTGCTGCTCGCCGACGAGATCAACCGCGCGCCTGCCAAGACCCAGTCGGCGCTGCTCGAGGCGATGCAGGAACAGCAGGTGACCATCGAGGGCCACAGCTTCGAGCTGGCGCCGCCGTTCATGACCCTGGCCACGCAGAACCCGGTCGAGCAGGAGGGCACCTATCCGCTGCCCGAGGCGCAGCTCGACCGTTTCCTGCTCAAGGTGCTGATCGATTACCCCCGGCACGCCGACGAGGTGGCGATGGTCACGGCAATCAGCAGCGGCAAGGTCGCGGCCGATTTCGACCTCTCCCGGCTCGGCACGGTGCTGCAGCCGGGAGAGATCGTCGCGCTCCAGCGGGGCACCGCGGCGACGGTCGTGGACGCAGCGGTGATCGACTACGCGGTACGCATCGCAGCGGCCACGCGCACCTGGCCGGGTATCGCGCTCGGCGCCGGCCCGCGCGGAAGCCTGGCGCTGGTGCGCGCGGCGCGTGCGCAGGCGGTGCTGTCGGGCCGCGACTTCGTCACCCCCGACGACATCCGCGAGATCGCACTGCCGGCGCTGCGCCATCGCATCGCGCTTGCCCCGGAACTGCAGATCGAGGGCCAGGACACCGACCAGGTGCTGCAGGCCCTGCTCGCGCGGGTGGACGCGCCGCGCAGGTGA
- a CDS encoding DUF3297 family protein, with amino-acid sequence MTDTPPDRLSNDPRSPHYDEAAMNRGIGIRFNGNERRDVEEYCISEGWIRVAAGRALDRRGQPLTVKLRGTVEPYFHLDA; translated from the coding sequence ATGACCGATACGCCGCCCGACCGCCTGTCCAACGACCCGCGCAGCCCGCACTACGACGAGGCCGCGATGAACCGTGGGATCGGCATCCGCTTCAACGGCAACGAGCGTCGCGACGTCGAGGAATACTGCATCAGCGAAGGCTGGATCCGCGTGGCCGCGGGCCGTGCGCTCGACCGGCGTGGCCAGCCGTTGACGGTGAAGCTGCGCGGGACCGTCGAACCCTATTTCCACCTCGACGCCTGA
- a CDS encoding DUF4031 domain-containing protein: protein MTVYVDDAVHLWRGERWAHLMADTLDELHAFASTLGMPRRAFQDRASGAHYDVTAAMRDRAIALGAVAISRHRDRALVHAVIANARRQAGGATR from the coding sequence ATGACCGTATATGTCGACGATGCGGTGCACCTCTGGCGTGGCGAACGCTGGGCGCACCTGATGGCCGACACGCTGGATGAACTGCACGCCTTCGCATCGACCCTCGGCATGCCGCGCCGGGCGTTCCAGGACCGCGCGAGCGGCGCGCACTACGACGTCACCGCCGCGATGCGCGATCGCGCGATCGCACTTGGCGCGGTGGCGATCTCGCGCCATCGCGACCGCGCACTGGTCCACGCGGTGATCGCCAACGCACGCAGGCAGGCCGGCGGCGCAACGCGATAA
- a CDS encoding L,D-transpeptidase family protein, giving the protein MTHPWIRSAATLVCSFAIVAALPAGAQTPASQPSETQPTGALTAEAVNNAAPDAGDAALLRVQILLDRMHFSPGEIDGRGGTNTTRAIAGFQRHRGLEATGELDDRTWAALTEGDAVALAPYTLTAEDVAGPFAQIPDDMMAQSKQDALGYEDVTEALGERFHASPALLRRLNPDAEFAAGTRIVVPNVTDAAPLAEPARVVVSKSDSVVRLVDAAGKVYAQFPASTGSEHDPLPVGEWKIEGVATDPTFHYSPDLFWDADPSHAKAVLPPGPNNPVGRVWIDLSKPHYGIHGTPEPANIGKTQSHGCIRMTNWSARRLAEVVKPGMAASLEE; this is encoded by the coding sequence ATGACCCATCCATGGATTCGCAGTGCAGCCACACTGGTCTGCAGTTTCGCCATCGTCGCCGCACTCCCGGCAGGGGCGCAGACACCCGCCTCGCAGCCGTCGGAGACGCAGCCGACGGGCGCACTGACCGCCGAAGCCGTCAATAACGCAGCGCCCGATGCCGGCGATGCGGCCCTGCTGCGGGTCCAGATCCTGCTCGATCGGATGCATTTTTCGCCTGGCGAGATCGATGGCCGCGGCGGCACCAACACCACGCGGGCGATTGCCGGCTTCCAGCGCCATCGCGGCCTGGAGGCCACCGGTGAGCTCGATGACCGGACCTGGGCTGCGCTCACCGAGGGCGACGCGGTTGCACTGGCCCCCTACACCCTGACCGCCGAGGATGTCGCCGGACCGTTCGCGCAGATTCCGGACGACATGATGGCGCAGTCGAAGCAGGACGCCCTCGGCTACGAGGATGTCACCGAGGCGCTCGGCGAGCGCTTCCATGCATCGCCCGCGCTGCTGCGCAGGCTCAATCCGGATGCGGAGTTCGCCGCCGGCACGCGCATCGTCGTGCCCAACGTGACGGACGCCGCTCCCTTGGCCGAGCCGGCGCGCGTGGTGGTGAGCAAGTCCGATTCCGTGGTGCGCCTGGTGGACGCTGCCGGCAAGGTGTACGCGCAGTTCCCGGCGTCCACAGGCTCCGAGCACGACCCGCTGCCGGTGGGTGAGTGGAAGATCGAAGGCGTCGCGACCGACCCGACCTTCCACTACAGCCCCGACCTGTTCTGGGATGCCGATCCCTCGCATGCCAAGGCGGTGCTGCCGCCGGGCCCGAACAATCCGGTCGGCAGGGTGTGGATCGACCTGTCGAAGCCGCATTACGGCATCCACGGCACCCCGGAGCCGGCGAACATCGGCAAGACCCAGTCGCATGGCTGCATCCGCATGACCAACTGGAGCGCGCGCCGCCTTGCCGAGGTGGTCAAGCCGGGCATGGCCGCAAGCCTCGAGGAATAG
- a CDS encoding DUF58 domain-containing protein codes for MRPTMALIVLLAVWGLGGVAASLWPPAIPPWQLFGSALLLLSIADLAMLVRRPTPDVVRSMADAWPIGIARPVSLHIDGGAKAQHVEVFDLHPPGWRVDGLPRALRLAPGTVARVDYTLQPDMRGPAQFEGVQLRLRSPLGLWRQRREAGTPRQVRVFPNFAPLTRFALLSADRASRLVGAHIKRRRGEGTDFHQMREYRVGDSLRQIDWKASSRARKLISREYQDEKNQQLVVVLDTGRRMLAQDGALSHFDQALDAALVVSYLALRQGDAVGLLATGGERRWMAPQRGLAAIDTLLRVSHDLQPQPVATDYLAAATELSRRQRRRGLLMLVTNLRDEDIDDVLAAVRMLQKRHLVVVASLRERALDEVLDADVHDHDDAVRAGATARYLAQRKAAHDALRNHRIGVLDVTGDELPAALVQRYLAIKRDGLL; via the coding sequence ATGAGGCCGACGATGGCGCTCATCGTGCTGCTCGCCGTCTGGGGGCTGGGCGGGGTCGCGGCCTCGCTGTGGCCGCCGGCGATCCCGCCATGGCAGCTGTTCGGAAGCGCGCTGCTGCTGCTGTCGATCGCCGACCTGGCGATGCTCGTGCGCCGCCCCACACCCGATGTCGTGCGCTCGATGGCGGACGCCTGGCCAATCGGTATCGCGCGGCCGGTGTCGCTGCATATCGACGGCGGGGCGAAGGCGCAGCACGTCGAAGTGTTCGATCTGCATCCGCCCGGCTGGCGCGTCGACGGCCTGCCGCGCGCGCTGCGGCTGGCGCCCGGCACCGTCGCCCGCGTCGACTACACCCTGCAGCCGGACATGCGTGGGCCGGCGCAGTTCGAAGGCGTGCAGCTGCGGCTGCGCTCGCCACTGGGCCTGTGGCGGCAACGGCGCGAGGCCGGCACGCCCAGGCAGGTGCGGGTGTTTCCGAATTTCGCGCCGCTGACCCGCTTCGCCCTGCTCAGCGCCGATCGTGCCTCGCGCCTGGTCGGTGCCCACATCAAGCGCCGCCGTGGCGAGGGCACCGACTTCCATCAGATGCGCGAATACCGGGTGGGCGACAGCCTGCGCCAGATCGACTGGAAGGCGAGCTCGCGCGCGCGCAAGCTGATCTCGCGCGAATACCAGGACGAGAAGAACCAGCAGCTGGTCGTGGTGCTCGATACCGGCCGCCGCATGCTGGCCCAGGACGGCGCGCTGTCGCATTTCGACCAGGCGCTCGACGCGGCGCTGGTCGTGTCGTATCTCGCGCTGCGCCAGGGGGACGCGGTCGGCCTGCTGGCGACCGGCGGTGAGCGTCGCTGGATGGCGCCACAGCGCGGACTGGCTGCGATCGACACCCTGCTGCGGGTCAGCCATGACCTGCAACCGCAGCCGGTGGCGACGGACTATCTCGCCGCGGCCACCGAGCTGTCGCGGCGGCAGCGACGGCGTGGCCTGTTGATGCTGGTGACCAACCTGCGCGACGAGGACATCGACGACGTCCTCGCCGCAGTGCGCATGCTGCAGAAGCGGCATCTGGTCGTCGTAGCCTCCCTGCGCGAGCGCGCGCTCGACGAAGTGCTCGACGCCGACGTGCACGACCACGACGATGCGGTCCGCGCCGGTGCCACTGCGCGGTATCTGGCCCAGCGCAAGGCCGCGCACGATGCCCTGCGCAATCACCGCATCGGCGTACTCGATGTGACCGGGGACGAGCTGCCTGCCGCGCTGGTGCAGCGCTATCTGGCGATCAAGCGCGACGGACTGCTGTAG